A single region of the Peromyscus eremicus chromosome 16_21, PerEre_H2_v1, whole genome shotgun sequence genome encodes:
- the LOC131893803 gene encoding butyrophilin subfamily 3 member A2-like isoform X1 — translation MENCCQHALLRHFTCLFVLAQLLTWVSTKEFLVFGPSDPIVAAPGGEAILPCSLFPVMSVENMEELRWFRSRFSEAVFVYRNQQEQKEEQMAEYSGRTWLVKDQFHQGKAAVRIGNVREPDSGIYICFFKRGLFYEEAILELKVAVMGSVPEVHIKGPEDGGVCVVCMTSGWYPKPQLQWKDSRGERLPASSEKHTEDAEGLFSMKTTLVVRDSSLGNVTCSTFNPILGQEKAMAMFIPEPFFPQASPWMPAFAVSVTMMGLLVLGSCYFLRREHLAKLKLRQEWENLRHGQESFQQIKEAALKTTSNPVAHLTAVCCFSDRRKAAYRAAWRKAQLYADWRKEHFQAWSVTLDPDSAHANLAISQDRMSVTWRDTIMHLEGPICVLGTEGISSGRCYWEVKIKDGVFSKWTLGVWREDVEKQGWYSECPKRGFWTVGRTNSGYWAYVDSGRASLSLRQAPQRVGVFVDYSEGDISFYNMSDMSHIFSFHEASFSGTLFPYFRLKSGDVSMILSSEEFPVPISTLPSLKESLCSQREGLTLGSRVVDSLPEEESQFLPLSSDTLPP, via the exons ATGGAAAATTGCTGCCAACATGCTCTGCTCCGCCATTTCACCTGCCTGTTTGTCCTTGCCCAGCTGCTTACCTGGGTGTCCACAA AGGAGTTCCTGGTGTTTGGTCCCTCAGACCCCATTGTGGCTGCTCCAGGTGGGGAAGCCATACTTCCCTGCTCCCTGTTTCCAGTCATGAGTGTGGAGAATATGGAGGAGTTGAGGTGGTTCCGCTCCAGATTCTCAGAGGCAGTATTTGTCTATCGGAACCAACAAGAGCAGAAGGAAGAGCAGATGGCTGAGTATTCAGGACGGACCTGGCTGGTGAAGGACCAATTCCACCAAGGCAAGGCTGCTGTGCGCATTGGAAATGTCCGGGAGCCAGACAGTGGGATATACATCTGCTTCTTCAAACGTGGTCTCTTCTATGAAGAGGCCATCTTGGAACTGAAGGTGGCAG TGATGGGCTCTGTCCCTGAAGTACACATCAAAGGTCCAGAAGacggtggtgtgtgtgtggtgtgcatgacTTCAGGGTGGTACCCGAAGCCCCAGCTGCAGTGGAAAGATTCCAGAGGGGAGaggctcccagcatcctctgaGAAGCACACTGAGGATGCTGAGGGGCTGTTCAGCATGAAGACCACATTGGTGGTGAGAGACAGCTCTTTGGGGAATGTGACCTGTTCCACCTTCAATCCCATCTTGGGCCAGGAGAAGGCCATGGCCATGTTCATCCCAG agccCTTCTTTCCTCAGGCTTCTCCCTGGATGCCAGCTTTTGCCGTGAGTGTGACCATGATGGGGCTTCTGGTCTTAGGGTCATGCTATTTTCTCAGAAGAGAACATTTAGCAAAGCTGAAGTTGCGGCAGGAATGGGAGAATCTGCGGCATGGGCAGGAGTCATTCCAGCAGATAAAGGAGGCTGCGCTGAAGACCACAAGTAA CCCAGTAGCTCACTTGACTGCTGTGTGTTGTTTTTCAGATCGGAGGAAGGCAGCTTACAGGGCTG CCTGGAGGAAGGCCCAGCTGTATGCAG ATTGGCGCAAGGAACACTTCCAGGCCT GGTCTGTCACTCTGGATCCAGACTCTGCCCATGCCAACCTTGCCATCTCTCAGGACAGGATGAGTGTGACCTGGAGAGATACCATTATGCACTTGGAAGGCCCCATCTGTGTGTTGGGCACTGAAGGCATCTCCTCTGGAAGATGTTACTGGGAGGTGAAGATAAAGGATGGAGTATTCAGCAAGTGGACTCTGGGCGTCTGGAGGGAAGATGTGGAGAAGCAAGGCTGGTACTCAGAGTGTCCAAAAAGGGGGTTTTGGACCGTGGGACGAACTAATAGTGGCTATTGGGCCTATGTTGACAGTGGGAGGGCTTCATTATCCCTTAGACAAGCTCCCCAGAGAGTGGGGGTGTTTGTGGACTACAGTGAAGGTGACATTTCCTTCTACAACATGAGTGACATGTCccacattttctccttccatgaGGCTTCCTTCTCTGGGACTCTTTTTCCATACTTCAGGCTCAAGTCTGGAGATGTTTCAATGATTCTCAGCTCTGAGGAGTTCCCTGTGCCCATTAGCACTTTGCCTTCTCTGAAGGAGTCTCTGTGTTCCCAAAGGGAGGGGCTCACCCTAGGCTCTAGAGTTGTTGACTCTCTCCCAGAGGAAGAATCTCAATTCCTCCCTCTTTCCAGTGACACTTTGCCCCCATAG
- the LOC131893803 gene encoding butyrophilin subfamily 3 member A2-like isoform X2: protein MENCCQHALLRHFTCLFVLAQLLTWVSTKEFLVFGPSDPIVAAPGGEAILPCSLFPVMSVENMEELRWFRSRFSEAVFVYRNQQEQKEEQMAEYSGRTWLVKDQFHQGKAAVRIGNVREPDSGIYICFFKRGLFYEEAILELKVAVMGSVPEVHIKGPEDGGVCVVCMTSGWYPKPQLQWKDSRGERLPASSEKHTEDAEGLFSMKTTLVVRDSSLGNVTCSTFNPILGQEKAMAMFIPEPFFPQASPWMPAFAVSVTMMGLLVLGSCYFLRREHLAKLKLRQEWENLRHGQESFQQIKEAALKTTSTLQEELDRRKAAYRAAWRKAQLYADWRKEHFQAWSVTLDPDSAHANLAISQDRMSVTWRDTIMHLEGPICVLGTEGISSGRCYWEVKIKDGVFSKWTLGVWREDVEKQGWYSECPKRGFWTVGRTNSGYWAYVDSGRASLSLRQAPQRVGVFVDYSEGDISFYNMSDMSHIFSFHEASFSGTLFPYFRLKSGDVSMILSSEEFPVPISTLPSLKESLCSQREGLTLGSRVVDSLPEEESQFLPLSSDTLPP, encoded by the exons ATGGAAAATTGCTGCCAACATGCTCTGCTCCGCCATTTCACCTGCCTGTTTGTCCTTGCCCAGCTGCTTACCTGGGTGTCCACAA AGGAGTTCCTGGTGTTTGGTCCCTCAGACCCCATTGTGGCTGCTCCAGGTGGGGAAGCCATACTTCCCTGCTCCCTGTTTCCAGTCATGAGTGTGGAGAATATGGAGGAGTTGAGGTGGTTCCGCTCCAGATTCTCAGAGGCAGTATTTGTCTATCGGAACCAACAAGAGCAGAAGGAAGAGCAGATGGCTGAGTATTCAGGACGGACCTGGCTGGTGAAGGACCAATTCCACCAAGGCAAGGCTGCTGTGCGCATTGGAAATGTCCGGGAGCCAGACAGTGGGATATACATCTGCTTCTTCAAACGTGGTCTCTTCTATGAAGAGGCCATCTTGGAACTGAAGGTGGCAG TGATGGGCTCTGTCCCTGAAGTACACATCAAAGGTCCAGAAGacggtggtgtgtgtgtggtgtgcatgacTTCAGGGTGGTACCCGAAGCCCCAGCTGCAGTGGAAAGATTCCAGAGGGGAGaggctcccagcatcctctgaGAAGCACACTGAGGATGCTGAGGGGCTGTTCAGCATGAAGACCACATTGGTGGTGAGAGACAGCTCTTTGGGGAATGTGACCTGTTCCACCTTCAATCCCATCTTGGGCCAGGAGAAGGCCATGGCCATGTTCATCCCAG agccCTTCTTTCCTCAGGCTTCTCCCTGGATGCCAGCTTTTGCCGTGAGTGTGACCATGATGGGGCTTCTGGTCTTAGGGTCATGCTATTTTCTCAGAAGAGAACATTTAGCAAAGCTGAAGTTGCGGCAGGAATGGGAGAATCTGCGGCATGGGCAGGAGTCATTCCAGCAGATAAAGGAGGCTGCGCTGAAGACCACAA GCACACTCCAGGAAGAGCTTG ATCGGAGGAAGGCAGCTTACAGGGCTG CCTGGAGGAAGGCCCAGCTGTATGCAG ATTGGCGCAAGGAACACTTCCAGGCCT GGTCTGTCACTCTGGATCCAGACTCTGCCCATGCCAACCTTGCCATCTCTCAGGACAGGATGAGTGTGACCTGGAGAGATACCATTATGCACTTGGAAGGCCCCATCTGTGTGTTGGGCACTGAAGGCATCTCCTCTGGAAGATGTTACTGGGAGGTGAAGATAAAGGATGGAGTATTCAGCAAGTGGACTCTGGGCGTCTGGAGGGAAGATGTGGAGAAGCAAGGCTGGTACTCAGAGTGTCCAAAAAGGGGGTTTTGGACCGTGGGACGAACTAATAGTGGCTATTGGGCCTATGTTGACAGTGGGAGGGCTTCATTATCCCTTAGACAAGCTCCCCAGAGAGTGGGGGTGTTTGTGGACTACAGTGAAGGTGACATTTCCTTCTACAACATGAGTGACATGTCccacattttctccttccatgaGGCTTCCTTCTCTGGGACTCTTTTTCCATACTTCAGGCTCAAGTCTGGAGATGTTTCAATGATTCTCAGCTCTGAGGAGTTCCCTGTGCCCATTAGCACTTTGCCTTCTCTGAAGGAGTCTCTGTGTTCCCAAAGGGAGGGGCTCACCCTAGGCTCTAGAGTTGTTGACTCTCTCCCAGAGGAAGAATCTCAATTCCTCCCTCTTTCCAGTGACACTTTGCCCCCATAG